The window TTTCGGGCCAACCTTATCGAGTTGCAGCAGGGTACGGTTCCAGCTCAGGTTATCCTGGGTGTTCACCATAAGGCGCAGGAAAGCGAGCACGTCTTTCATATGGGCAGACTCGGTGAGTTTCAGTCCACCGCGCTTTTCGAAGTCTATGCCCATGGTATTCAGTTCAAGCTCCAGCTTGTAGGAATGAAAACCGGAACGAAACAGTACCGCCATTTCCTCCAGCTCCACACCTTCGGCACGCAACCTGTTAATCTGGCGCGCCACAAAGCTCGCCTCTTCCCGTTCATCGCGGGCCCCGTAGATATTGGGCTTGATGTTGCCTTCGATTTGACTGAAGAGGGTTTTGGTGTATTTCTCAGTAGCGTTTCTGATAATATCGTTGGTCAACGATAAAATTGGCTGGCTGGAGCGATAATTCTCTTCCAGCTTGACGATTTTACAGTTGGGGAACACCTTGGGAAAGCGCATGATATTGTAAAAATCCGCGCCTCGAAAAGCATAGATCGACTGGGAGTCGTCACCAACGACCATGACATTATCGTGGGTATAGGCGGCCAGTCGGACAATATCTGCCTGAATCAGGTTGGTATCCTGGTACTCATCGACCATAATATGGCTGAAACGCCTGGAGGTCGCCTCGCGCACCTCCACAGACTCTTCTAACAACCGCTTCCAGTTCACCAGCAGATCATCATAATCCATCAGACCGTGATCATATTTAAAGGTCTGATAACTATCACGCAATCTTACAATATCATCGGTAAAGTCGTTTAAGTGGGCAAACTGCTCATCCACCAGATCTTCAAGTGCAATGGATTTATTCACCGAGCCGCTGATCATATTGATCAAGGCCCGCTTGGAAGGGAACTGTTTCGATTTGCCGGAAAGCCCGAGGGAAGACTTGAGCAGGTTGATAATCCCCTCGGCGTCTCCCCTGTCTATGATGGTAAAACCCGAGCCATATCCGAGATGGGAGCCGTAGCGCCTCAGAAGCAGGTTGGCAATACCGTGGAAAGTACCGCCCACAACCCGCGAGCAGGATTCATTCAAGAGCTGCCCCGCACGCCAGAGCATCTCCTGGCTGGCCTTTCTGGTGAAGGTAAGCAGCAATATCGACTCGGGCGACACACCCTTATCCATAAGATGGGCGACCCTGTGCACCAGGGTTCGGGTCTTGCCGCTACCAGCACCGGCGATAACGAGCACAGGCCCGTCTGTTGCGGTTACAGCTTCGTATTGCGATTTGTTCAGTCCATTCAGGTCAACACCGGGTGATTCAAACCCGTGTCCTGGTAAAAAGTCATTTTTCATGGCGGCACTTTAACACAGAGGTATACCACTGGCAACGCTGGTTGACAAAATGGGCATGGACTGTATTATACCTTGCGTAATAGTTCATTCGATATGGTGACTCTCACCTAATCCATTCAATTAATTTCGGATATCCTCATGGCAACAGACACTTATACCACTATTTTCACCCCGGAAACTCTTTCCAGCCTGTTCCCTAAAGATCGTGCCGACGAATTTTTCGACGCACTGTTTGGTGATGCCAGTGAAGGTGCCTACGATATCGCGCTTGGATTTCGCGGTGCCGATAAGAGCAACCTGGTGATGGAACTGCTGCTGACCGAACGTCCCGGATGCTGCCTCGCCTGTAACCTGACCCAGGGACTGCCGCAGGTATTTTCCCGCCACCCTATCATCAATGTTAACGGACTGGTCAAAGAGATTGATGAGCTGCTTGGCGACGGAGTAAACTGCGGAGAGTGGTCACTGGGCTACACCGAGCAGAGAACCCGTTCACTGCACGTGATACCGTTGACCGTTCAGCTGAACAGTTAAGCGTCTTCCCGAGACAAATATTGAAAAAGCCGATCCTGTCTCAGACATGATCGGCTTTTTGCGTCTATTCGGCTGGAATTCTGACAGCCCTGCTGCACCCCGGTCTCTTTCATATTTCCCTGGCTACCTGCCATCGCCCCTGGCTTTGGCCAGATCCAGTATGTCATCTGCCCTCTCCAGCCAATCAATATCGTCATAACTGCTGTTTGAGGTTATCTTTTAAACGTGTTACGCCTACACTTGTTATATCGACAGATTATTGGCTGACGTTTAGCTGGTTGAGCACAAAGCTGATAACTATCTTCAAAATCAATGTATAATCAACCTGTCCAGCGAATTCCTCTTACCTTTACTACCTCGCTGGGTCTTTTAGCTGAAACTGTGGTATAGCTTTCAACTGATTAGCACAATATTAATAACAGGTACGCATTCCCCGAAATGACACTTAAAGATAAAATTGGCCAGCTTCTGATCGCGGGCTTTAAAGGTGACAGGGTTTCAGTCTCGAGCCCGGTAATACAGGCAATTGAGAAACATAATCTGGGCGGAGTCATCCTGTTCGACCGGCTTCTTGCAGAAAAGTCATCTCAAAACAACATTATCTCTTTCAAACAAACCAAAGCCCTTATCGGGGATTTGCAAAGTGCGGCGGGTAACACGCTGATCGTTTCTGTTGACCAGGAAGGTGGGCTGGTTAATCGCTTCAAAAAAGAGCGCGGCTTTCCCCAGACCCCTCAAGCGGCTCAACTTGGCGAGCATGAGGACACGGGTGCAACCACGGCTGCAGCTCAGCAAACCGCTGGCATGCTGGCGGAGATGGGCTTCACCCTGAACCTGGCCCCGGTTGCGGATCTGAACCTTTACCGGGACAACCCCATCATCGGCAAATATGGGAGGGCTTTTTCCGACAATTGTGAAAAAGTCGCACTCCATGCCGAATGCTGGATAAGAGAGCACCATCAAAACGGCCTGCAATGCTGCCTGAAACACTTCCCCGGCCACGGTAGTGCCAGAAACGACTCCCATCTTGGCCTTGTGGATATCAGCAGCTACTGGCGGCATGATGAACTGCTTCCTTTCCGAAAGCTGATAGAAAGCGGCCTGGTCGACTCGATCATGACCGGTCATCTTTTCAATGAGCGGCTCGATCCCAAATACCCCGCAACCCTCTCAGGGGCGACGGTTAATGGCCTGTTGCGCGGTGAGCTTGGTTTTACAGGACCGGTACTTTCTGACGATATGCAGATGCAGGCCATCACCGACCACTATGGCCTTGAGGAATGCGTGATCCGCGCCTTAAACAGCGGCGTCGACCTGCTTGTCTTCGGCAACAATATGGTATATGATCCTGACATTACAGAGCATGTTATTACAATTATTCTCAAGGCCCTCCACAACGGAAGTCTTGAAGAAGCGCAGCTTGAAGCAGCCTGGCAACGGGTTCAACGTTTACGACAATTGCCTTTAAACAACATTTAGGAACAACGAGATATGAGCGCACAGCAACCTCACCAGACCCACTCAATTCTTTTCGGCTATCTGACCTGGATTTTCGGTTTTCTTGGAATGCACCGTTTTTACTACGGCAAACCCATTTCAGGAACAATCTACTTCTTCACTCTCGGGCTCTTTTTTATCGGCTGGATTATCGACCTGTTTCTGATACCGGGTATGGACCGTGATGCGGACATCCGTTTTATCGATGGGGAACTGGACTATAACCTGGCCTGGCTGCTTCTGACTTTTCTCGGGGTTTTCGGTATACACCGCATGTATATGGGCAAATGGCTGAGCGGCATTCTCTACCTGTGCACCTTTGGCGTGTTCGGGTTAGGTATTATCTACGATCTCTGGACCCTGAACGACCAGATCAGCCTGATAAACGGCAAAAGCTCCAGAGCATAATCCCCCAAAAAAAACAAAAAGGGTGCACGGCATGAAACACCGCGCACCCTTTTCAAATTCTGACAGTGATCTTTCCTGCCCAGGCTCTTATCTACAAAAACTTCCCGTCAGTGCAGACAGTGATGGATTATCTTGGATAGCTCCCTTAAAGACACCGGTTTCATACAGTATTTATCAATGCCTGCCTGTTGAACGTCTTCCCGGGAGAGTTGATCTGAATAGCCGGTGAAGAGCACCACCGGCAATTCGGAACGAACCTCTTTCATCGCTCTGCAAAGCTCCACCCCTGTCAGCTCAGGCATGGTGAGATCTGTCAGCAGCAAATCAAACTTTTCCGGAGTTCCTGAAAACAGTTTCAACGCCTCAAAGGGTGAAGTACAGCCCGTTACCGTATAGCCAATGCTGGTCAGCAGTTCCCCTGTAACCTGTACCACCTGGGCTTCATCATCCACCAGCAGGATATTTCCCTGCCCCTTTACAAGGTCGACGGTGTTTACCACCTGATCGATCCCGATGCGCTTGCTGGAAACAGGCAAATAAATCTCAAACGTCGTTCCCATGCCTACTTTACTTTGCACCTCTATACGACCACCCATACGGCTGATTATGCCATGCACCAGGGCCAGGCCCATACCGGTGCCGCGACTCTTCTCCTTGGT of the Desulfosediminicola ganghwensis genome contains:
- a CDS encoding ATP-dependent helicase; translated protein: MKNDFLPGHGFESPGVDLNGLNKSQYEAVTATDGPVLVIAGAGSGKTRTLVHRVAHLMDKGVSPESILLLTFTRKASQEMLWRAGQLLNESCSRVVGGTFHGIANLLLRRYGSHLGYGSGFTIIDRGDAEGIINLLKSSLGLSGKSKQFPSKRALINMISGSVNKSIALEDLVDEQFAHLNDFTDDIVRLRDSYQTFKYDHGLMDYDDLLVNWKRLLEESVEVREATSRRFSHIMVDEYQDTNLIQADIVRLAAYTHDNVMVVGDDSQSIYAFRGADFYNIMRFPKVFPNCKIVKLEENYRSSQPILSLTNDIIRNATEKYTKTLFSQIEGNIKPNIYGARDEREEASFVARQINRLRAEGVELEEMAVLFRSGFHSYKLELELNTMGIDFEKRGGLKLTESAHMKDVLAFLRLMVNTQDNLSWNRTLLQLDKVGPKTAQKITNTIAAAPDPFEALAKYPAGKTWKGGLEKLNLLFSDLLACEQKPSALFEIVMVYYQPIFESLYNDDYPKRQKDLEQLKAIMAGYDDLQSFIDDTALDPPDNTTQDESGGEKMILSTIHSSKGLEFDAVFVIGMADGRFPHASAGMGEQWEEERRLLYVAATRARKHLYFTYPRELMTPDRQFKRVGMSPFLAEITPGLYERIEPGGTSFSRRPSSYTTPDFSGLPKAKKKKEPKLSMENLPVGTRVQHPFFGIGVVKKTSPPRSLDVMFDRHGIKTLHLDYAKLTLM
- a CDS encoding NINE protein; translated protein: MSAQQPHQTHSILFGYLTWIFGFLGMHRFYYGKPISGTIYFFTLGLFFIGWIIDLFLIPGMDRDADIRFIDGELDYNLAWLLLTFLGVFGIHRMYMGKWLSGILYLCTFGVFGLGIIYDLWTLNDQISLINGKSSRA
- a CDS encoding pancreas/duodenum homeobox protein 1; translation: MATDTYTTIFTPETLSSLFPKDRADEFFDALFGDASEGAYDIALGFRGADKSNLVMELLLTERPGCCLACNLTQGLPQVFSRHPIINVNGLVKEIDELLGDGVNCGEWSLGYTEQRTRSLHVIPLTVQLNS
- a CDS encoding glycoside hydrolase family 3 protein, which translates into the protein MTLKDKIGQLLIAGFKGDRVSVSSPVIQAIEKHNLGGVILFDRLLAEKSSQNNIISFKQTKALIGDLQSAAGNTLIVSVDQEGGLVNRFKKERGFPQTPQAAQLGEHEDTGATTAAAQQTAGMLAEMGFTLNLAPVADLNLYRDNPIIGKYGRAFSDNCEKVALHAECWIREHHQNGLQCCLKHFPGHGSARNDSHLGLVDISSYWRHDELLPFRKLIESGLVDSIMTGHLFNERLDPKYPATLSGATVNGLLRGELGFTGPVLSDDMQMQAITDHYGLEECVIRALNSGVDLLVFGNNMVYDPDITEHVITIILKALHNGSLEEAQLEAAWQRVQRLRQLPLNNI